In Janthinobacterium sp. 67, a genomic segment contains:
- a CDS encoding caspase family protein, translated as MRRLFLLLLTTLFLLNSNATQAASGPGKRIALVIGNAAYPQPLLNPVNDARAMAERLRRLGFEVLLRTDINAQQLQKASAEFSTQARGADIALVFYAGHGAQAGEANYVLPLGANMNALSAAAIAAQGVSVSSLAGDLQRTGARGAVLILDACRQEYTRGGAVAIAGGGNAASHGFADTQAPRGVVIAYSAGPGALARDFWSPDSRNSPYTSALLDALDAPGLPMSDVFSQVAARVAAMTHDVQKPRVSFGETSARLVLNMGSGKGVSQATPGVLAGGQGGVRAPAPTVEKPAVAGAKVWPGNVLQDINYEIRMQIAARPFPRQQLEKRARGGDLVALTALGYGIGGGDAGIKQPKAGMQWLEKAAAKDFPIAQTYLAELLMVKGDPASLKRAGALLDAASQAGYSPAHAYKFDLARRTGAPPQDAARHLQDAFMGLMKDYQGAAKDMMQPPKNNSK; from the coding sequence ATGCGCCGCTTATTCCTCCTGTTGTTGACCACCTTGTTTTTGCTGAACAGCAACGCCACGCAAGCCGCCAGCGGCCCCGGCAAGCGCATCGCCCTCGTGATCGGCAACGCGGCCTATCCGCAGCCTCTGTTGAATCCCGTGAACGATGCGCGCGCCATGGCCGAGCGCCTGCGCCGCCTGGGCTTTGAAGTGCTGTTGCGCACGGACATCAATGCGCAACAGCTGCAAAAGGCGTCGGCCGAGTTTTCCACACAGGCGCGCGGCGCCGATATCGCCCTCGTGTTTTACGCGGGCCACGGCGCGCAGGCGGGCGAGGCGAACTATGTGCTGCCGCTGGGCGCGAACATGAATGCGCTCAGTGCGGCCGCCATCGCCGCGCAGGGCGTGTCCGTTTCCAGCCTGGCCGGCGACTTGCAGCGCACGGGCGCGCGCGGCGCCGTGCTGATCCTCGACGCCTGCCGCCAGGAATATACGCGCGGCGGCGCCGTGGCGATTGCCGGCGGCGGCAACGCGGCCAGCCACGGCTTTGCCGACACGCAAGCGCCACGCGGCGTGGTGATCGCCTATTCGGCCGGTCCCGGCGCCCTGGCGCGCGATTTCTGGTCGCCCGATTCACGCAACAGCCCCTACACGAGCGCCCTGCTCGATGCGCTCGATGCTCCGGGTTTGCCGATGAGCGATGTGTTTTCGCAAGTGGCGGCCAGGGTTGCCGCCATGACGCACGACGTGCAAAAGCCCCGCGTGTCGTTCGGCGAAACGTCGGCGCGCCTGGTGCTGAACATGGGCAGCGGCAAGGGCGTCAGCCAGGCAACGCCAGGCGTGCTGGCCGGTGGACAAGGTGGCGTGCGCGCGCCTGCGCCAACGGTGGAGAAGCCAGCCGTAGCCGGCGCCAAGGTATGGCCGGGCAATGTGCTGCAAGACATCAACTATGAAATCCGCATGCAGATCGCGGCCCGTCCATTTCCCCGCCAGCAGCTGGAAAAGCGCGCACGGGGCGGCGATCTGGTGGCGCTGACGGCCCTCGGCTATGGCATCGGCGGCGGCGACGCTGGAATAAAACAGCCGAAGGCGGGCATGCAGTGGCTGGAAAAAGCGGCCGCGAAAGACTTTCCGATTGCCCAGACCTATCTGGCGGAATTGCTGATGGTCAAGGGCGATCCCGCTTCGCTGAAACGCGCGGGCGCACTGCTGGACGCGGCCTCGCAAGCTGGCTACAGCCCCGCCCATGCGTATAAATTCGACCTGGCCCGGCGCACGGGCGCGCCTCCGCAGGATGCGGCCCGGCATTTGCAGGACGCTTTCATGGGCTTGATGAAGGATTACCAGGGCGCCGCCAAGGACATGATGCAGCCGCCAAAAAATAATTCAAAATAA
- a CDS encoding IS110 family transposase, with product MFNLGIDVAKAKLDCALRLPNGKHRNKVVDNNDKGYAELHAWLLKHEAGSPRVCMEATGTYWERVAEYLAGRGMLVSVINPAQIKAFGASRLVRTKTDKVDAQLIADFAHERQPEPWLAPSPAEQALRAMVLRLEALQAMRQQESNRLDVARAAVRQGIVDHITWLDGQIKELIRAIRRHIDDDPDLRGKRELLDTIPGLGERTIPVLLSYYANPERFDSAKQAVAFAGLDPRQHESGSSVRGKPRMSKVGHSFLRKALYMPAMVTVYRTAWGKRFGQRLRAAGKAKKLIIGAMMRKLVHVAFGVLRSGKIFDPTLHAA from the coding sequence ATGTTTAATCTGGGAATCGACGTTGCCAAGGCAAAGCTCGACTGCGCGCTGCGCCTGCCCAATGGCAAGCATCGTAACAAGGTAGTAGACAACAATGACAAAGGATACGCCGAGCTGCACGCATGGCTACTCAAGCATGAGGCCGGCAGCCCGCGTGTGTGTATGGAAGCGACCGGCACCTACTGGGAAAGGGTGGCCGAATATCTGGCGGGACGGGGCATGCTGGTCAGTGTCATCAATCCGGCGCAGATCAAGGCCTTCGGCGCTTCGCGCCTGGTGCGCACGAAAACGGACAAAGTCGACGCGCAGCTGATCGCCGACTTCGCCCATGAACGCCAGCCCGAGCCATGGCTGGCGCCGTCGCCGGCCGAACAGGCACTGCGCGCCATGGTACTGCGCCTGGAAGCCTTGCAAGCCATGCGCCAGCAGGAAAGCAATCGGCTCGATGTGGCGCGTGCAGCGGTACGCCAGGGCATCGTCGATCACATCACCTGGCTCGATGGCCAGATCAAGGAACTGATCCGAGCCATCAGACGGCATATCGATGACGACCCGGATTTGCGCGGCAAGCGTGAGCTGCTCGACACCATTCCTGGCCTCGGAGAGCGGACGATTCCGGTGCTGCTGTCCTACTATGCCAATCCCGAGCGCTTCGACAGCGCCAAGCAAGCCGTGGCGTTTGCGGGACTCGACCCGCGCCAGCACGAGTCTGGTTCCAGCGTACGTGGCAAGCCACGCATGTCGAAGGTCGGCCACAGCTTCCTGCGCAAAGCGCTGTACATGCCCGCCATGGTGACCGTGTACCGGACAGCCTGGGGCAAGCGCTTTGGTCAGCGCCTGCGTGCTGCTGGCAAGGCAAAGAAACTGATCATCGGCGCCATGATGCGCAAGCTGGTGCACGTGGCATTCGGCGTGCTCAGGTCGGGAAAAATATTTGATCCGACCTTGCACGCCGCTTGA
- a CDS encoding DUF6445 family protein, producing MGEQTLAEQHLANGQGLQQQGKLIEAINAYQAAYKLNPALAEAQHFQGLAMLELGQGAIGLGLLKLSLKQQPDNALFHYNLGNVLRGTDSDAALASYATAARLAPHEHDFAISHAELLMGKQRLMETIAELERAHALRPQRWQTLQGLAELYYRTGQQELALERYAQGLALHPALAHTCRIGFASPGTENTERLTAPDVPASLHDFLRETDLHILDDFLPDPAAWRAQALALPFEQQRYAGQNYPGSQTAGQPSQAIMERIATALGRPIRFISPDNGSYRLSYADAMARTDIHVDNETGNNFNFYAGVLYLNPPEQCQGGTTFWRHQPSGWYRRLPEADVKAGGYASFKDFQKRWLPNSKVQKFNDLQEQRDSWQALLEVPMRHNRLIVYKGHYFHSISNVFGDTPENGRLVQLFFFEVPDRV from the coding sequence ATGGGCGAACAGACACTGGCGGAACAACATCTGGCAAACGGGCAAGGGCTGCAGCAGCAGGGCAAGCTGATCGAGGCGATCAACGCCTACCAGGCCGCTTATAAGCTGAATCCGGCCCTGGCCGAAGCGCAGCATTTCCAGGGCCTGGCCATGCTGGAGCTGGGCCAGGGCGCCATCGGCCTGGGCTTGCTGAAACTGTCGCTCAAGCAGCAGCCAGACAACGCCCTGTTCCATTACAACCTCGGTAACGTGCTGCGCGGTACGGACAGCGACGCGGCGCTGGCCAGCTACGCCACGGCGGCGCGGCTGGCGCCGCACGAGCATGATTTCGCCATCAGCCATGCGGAATTGCTGATGGGAAAACAGCGGCTGATGGAGACCATCGCCGAGCTGGAACGTGCCCACGCCCTGCGCCCGCAGCGTTGGCAAACCCTGCAGGGACTGGCCGAGCTGTATTACCGCACGGGACAGCAGGAACTGGCGCTGGAACGCTACGCGCAAGGCCTGGCACTGCATCCGGCGCTGGCGCACACGTGCCGCATCGGCTTTGCCAGCCCCGGCACGGAGAATACGGAACGGCTGACGGCGCCCGACGTGCCGGCAAGCTTGCACGATTTCCTGCGCGAAACCGATTTGCACATCCTCGACGATTTCCTGCCCGACCCCGCCGCCTGGCGCGCGCAGGCGCTGGCCCTGCCGTTCGAGCAGCAGCGCTATGCGGGACAGAATTATCCGGGCAGCCAGACGGCGGGCCAGCCCAGCCAGGCCATCATGGAGCGCATCGCCACGGCGCTGGGCCGCCCCATCCGTTTCATTTCACCCGACAATGGTTCCTACCGCCTCAGCTATGCGGACGCCATGGCGCGCACCGATATCCACGTGGACAACGAGACGGGCAATAATTTCAATTTCTATGCGGGCGTGCTATACCTGAACCCGCCCGAGCAGTGTCAGGGCGGCACCACCTTCTGGCGCCACCAGCCCAGCGGCTGGTACCGGCGATTACCCGAAGCGGACGTGAAAGCGGGCGGCTACGCCAGCTTCAAGGATTTCCAGAAACGCTGGCTGCCGAACAGCAAAGTGCAGAAATTCAACGACTTGCAGGAACAGCGCGACAGTTGGCAAGCCCTGCTGGAAGTACCGATGCGCCACAACCGCCTGATCGTGTACAAGGGCCACTATTTCCACTCGATCAGCAATGTGTTTGGCGACACGCCGGAGAATGGGCGGCTGGTGCAGCTGTTTTTCTTTGAGGTGCCGGATCGAGTGTAA